The Acidobacteriota bacterium DNA segment GACGTACCGCTCGACGACGTCCCACGACGACGCCGCCGTCTCGGAAGAGTAGAACGGGTGCTCGTCGGCCACGCCTTCGCCCCATCCCGTGGCGCCGTCCGACACGGCGCGGACCAGCAGGAACTGCCGGTCGACCACCCGGCCGAAGCTCGTCTCGAAGAAGCGGACGAGCGGCAGCCGTACCAGACGGAGTTCGAGGAGGTCGATGCGCATCGGGGAGCCGCCTGACGCGAGGCGTCGTTCATGGTATCACGCGATACGCGCCCTTGCCGGCGCGCGAGAACGACCGCTATACTGCGCCCCATCTTGGAGTTCCGGCACCTCGCCATCGATGGCCCGCCCGGCGTCGGCAAGTCGACGCTGGCCGATCGGCTGGGCACGCGGCTCGACGCGGCGGTCGTGCTCGACGAAACCGACAACCCGTTCCTCGCCGACGCGGTGGCCGGCCGCGCCGGCGCGGCCCTCCAGGCGCAGCTCTTCTCCCTGCTCGCGCGCCACCGGCAGCAGGAGGCGCTTCGCCAGAGCGACCTCTTCAGCCAGACCACCGTCTGCGACTACCTGTTCGACCGCGACAAGATCTACGCGTACCTCGTCCTCGACGACAACGAGCTGTTCATCTACCAGCGGCTCTACGACCTGCTCGTGCGCGACGTGGCGCCGCCCGACCTCGTCATCTACCTGCAGGCCCCCACCGAAGGGGTCTGGTCGCGCCTGCGGCAGCGGGCGCGCCACGACCCCGAAGTCGCCCTGCCGGAGGAGCGGTTCCTCCGCGAGCTGAACGACGCGCTGAACCACTTCTTCTTCCACTACACGGCGACGCCCCTGCTCGTCGTGGAAACGTCGCACCTCGACCTCGCGTGGGACGATGCCGCCGTCGACGACCTGCTCCGGCAGATCGCCGGCCTGAGCGGCGGGACGCGCTACTTCGTGCCGCGCACCACCTGAACGAGCCGGCCGCTGGCGCTCGCCCGCGCCACGGCGTCACCCGAGCGACCATCGCGGCGGGCGACGGCGGGCGTCCTTGACCCGTGCACGGCGCGACGACTACGCTTGCGGGACGATGGCGTGGTTCAAGCGCGAGAGAAAGCCCATGGCCCAGTCGGCCGACAAGCCGGTGCGGGTCCCGGAAGGGCTGTGGGTGAAGTGCCCGGGCTGCCAGGAGATTATCTACAACAAGGACCTGGCGACGAACCTGCAGGTCTGCCCCCGCTGCGCGCACCACTTCCGCCTCGGCGCGACCGACCGGCTCAGGTCGCTCTTCGACGCCGCCTGGGAGGAGCACGACCGGGGGCTCGCGTCGACCGACCCGCTCGGCTTCGTCGACACGAAGCCGTACAAGGACCGGCTGGCGGCCGGTGAACGGGCGACGGGGCTCAAGGACGCCATCATCTGCGCCACGGGACGCGTGGACGGCATCGAGACCATCGTGTGCGCAATGGAGTACGGCTTCATCGGCGGCAGCATGGGCGTCGTCGTGGGCGAGAAGATCGCCAGGGCCATCGAGCGCGCGATCGAACGACGGCTGCCGGTCGTGATCGTCTCGTGCTCGGGCGGGGCGCGCATGATGGAGGGCACGCTCTCGCTGATGCAGATGGCGAAGGTGTCGGCGGCGCTCGCGCGCCTCGACCGCGCGCGGCTGCCGTACGTCTCGGTCCTGACCGATCCCACGACCGGCGGCGTGACGGCGAGTTTCGCGATGCTCGGCGACCTCAACATCGCCGAACCGAAGGCGCTGGTCGGCTTCGCCGGACCGCGGGTCATCGAGCAGACGATCCGGCAGAAGCTGCCCGACGGGTTCCAGCGCAGCGAGTTCCTGCTCGAGCACGGCATGATCGACATGATCGTCGATCGTCGTCAGTTGAAGGCGACCCTGGCCGAGGCGCTGCGCTTCATGCTGCCGCCCGACGCGCCGCCGGGCGCGCCTCCCGCCTCGCCGCGGAGTTGACCCGGGGTCGTCGGGGATGCCGACGCACGCGCCCTCCTCCGACCGACACGGCATGCCAGCGCTCGACGACATCCTGCGCCGCGACCAGTTCGGCATCAAGGCCGGGCTCGACAACATGCGCGCGCTGTGCGCCGCGCTCGATCACCCCGAACTGAGCCGACCGAGCGTCGTCATCGCGGGCACGAACGGCAAGGGATCGGTCGCGGCGATGGTGGCGCGCGCCCTGACGGCGGCGGGGCATCGCACGGGACGGTACACGTCGCCGCATCTCGTGCGACTCGAGGAGCGGTTCGCCGTCGATGGGACGCCGGCGGATTCGACAGCCGTCGAGCGGGCGGCGGCACGCGTGCTCGAGGCGGAGCGGACCTGCCGGGCCGACCATCGCCTGCCTCACCCCGCCACGTTCTTCGAACTGACGACGGCGGTCGCCTTCGAGGTCTTCCGCGACGCCTCCGTCGACGTGACGGTGCTCGAGGTCGGGCTCGGCGGCCGCCTCGATGCGACCAACGTCGCCGCGCCGGTCGCGGCCGCGGTCGTGTCGATCGACTTCGATCACATGGCGCACCTCGGCCCCACCCTCGAGCGGATCGCCTTCGAGAAGGCCGGCATCATCAAGCCCGGGCTGCCGGTCGTCGTCGGCCCGATGGCCGACGGGCCGCGGGCGACGATCGGGCGCGTCGCGGCCGATCGCCGGGCCACGACGCGCGACGCGTACGCGGGGATCACGTGCGAGGCGACGTTCGATCGCGGGAAGACGACGCTGCGCCTGGCGACGGCGGCGGCCGACTACGGCCAGGTGAGCCTGGCGCTTCGGGGACGCCACCAGGTCGACAACGCGGTGGTCGCCGTCGGCCTGCTCGAGACGCTCGACGGGATCGGCGTGCGCGTCGGCCGCGAGGCGATCGTGACGGGCCTCGAGACGGCGAACTGGCCCGGCCGCCTGCACGAGGTGACGCTGGCCGACCGGCGCTGGCTCCTGCTCGACGCGGCGCACAATCCGGCGGGCGCCCGGGCGCTTGCCGCCTATGTCGCCGAGGCGCACGGCGCGCTGCCGCTGGTGTTCGGGGCGATGCGCGACAAGGCGATCGCGCCGATGCTCGAGGCGCTCGCCCCCGTGACGCGGCACGCGGTGTTCACCGGCGTCCCGCTCGACCGGGCCCAGGACCCGGTCGCGCTCGCGCGGGCGGCCGCGGCGGCGACTCCCGCGCTGCCGGTCTCGATCGAACCCGATCCGATCGCCGCCGTGCAGCGGGCACTCGTCGACGCGCCGGGCGCCATGGTCGCCGGTTCGCTGTTCCTCGTCGGGCACGTGCTCGCCCGGCATCCCGACCGGAACGCGTCGTGGTGGGCGTGCTGACGCGGGCCGGTCGTCCCGCGCCGCGGGCCATCGGTCGCGGCCCGTCGCGGTTGCCGGTGTGGAGCCGGCGTGATATTCTCGCCGTGATTTCCGGCCGATTCCTCGTGAGCCGGCGCCGGCCCGCCTGTTGATCGCATGATGCGCTCCCTTCTGTCGTGCCTCGTCGTCGGCCTCGTGTGGGCCGTCGGCGCCCCGGCCCTGGCGCAGTCGCCGATCCCGGGCCTCAACACCTCGAAGCAGTTCACGATCGAGCGCCTCGGTGAGCACCACTGGAAGCTGACGGGCGAGGTCGAGCTCGAGAAGGACGACATGCGGTTCTTCGCCGACGAGGCGGAGTACTTCGCCGACAGCGAGATCGTGCTCGCGCGCGGCAACGTCGTGTACGCGTCGAAGGACAACCGCATCGCCGCCGACCGGATGGAGTTCAACACGAGGACGCGCACGGGCGTCTTCTACGAGGCCTCCGGCACCGCGTCGCTCGGCGATCGCGTCGAGCGGAGCTTCTTCGGCACGCAGGAGCCCGACGCCTACTTCTACGGCGACACCATCGAGAAGATCGGCCCGGAGAAGTACCGCATCACCGGGGGCGGGTTCACGACGTGCGTGCAGCCGACGCCGCGGTGGGAGGTGTCGGCGAGCACGGTGGTCCTCACCCTCGAGAAGTACGCCGTCGTCAGGAACTCGATCCTGAAGGTGAAGGGCGTGCCGCTCTTCTACATGCCCATCTTCTACTACCCGGTGCAGAAGGACGACCGGGCCACCGGCTTCCTCATCCCGGCCTACGGCACGTCGACCATCCGGGGCCAGACGCTGAGCAACGCCTTCTTCTGGGCCATCAACCGGAGCCACGACGCGACGCTGTTCCACGACTGGTTCTCACGAACGGGCCAGGGCATGGGCGGGGAGTACCGCTACATCGCGGCGCCGGGCTCGGAAGGATGGGCGCGCGCGTATCACCTCGGCGAGAGGGCGACGACCTACGTCGACGAGGCGGGCAACGAGAACACGTCGGCCGAGCGCACGAGTTACGAGGTTCGCGCCAACGTGGTGCAGCGCCTCCCGGCCAACCTC contains these protein-coding regions:
- a CDS encoding deoxynucleoside kinase, with the protein product MEFRHLAIDGPPGVGKSTLADRLGTRLDAAVVLDETDNPFLADAVAGRAGAALQAQLFSLLARHRQQEALRQSDLFSQTTVCDYLFDRDKIYAYLVLDDNELFIYQRLYDLLVRDVAPPDLVIYLQAPTEGVWSRLRQRARHDPEVALPEERFLRELNDALNHFFFHYTATPLLVVETSHLDLAWDDAAVDDLLRQIAGLSGGTRYFVPRTT
- the accD gene encoding acetyl-CoA carboxylase, carboxyltransferase subunit beta; translation: MAWFKRERKPMAQSADKPVRVPEGLWVKCPGCQEIIYNKDLATNLQVCPRCAHHFRLGATDRLRSLFDAAWEEHDRGLASTDPLGFVDTKPYKDRLAAGERATGLKDAIICATGRVDGIETIVCAMEYGFIGGSMGVVVGEKIARAIERAIERRLPVVIVSCSGGARMMEGTLSLMQMAKVSAALARLDRARLPYVSVLTDPTTGGVTASFAMLGDLNIAEPKALVGFAGPRVIEQTIRQKLPDGFQRSEFLLEHGMIDMIVDRRQLKATLAEALRFMLPPDAPPGAPPASPRS
- a CDS encoding bifunctional folylpolyglutamate synthase/dihydrofolate synthase; the encoded protein is MPALDDILRRDQFGIKAGLDNMRALCAALDHPELSRPSVVIAGTNGKGSVAAMVARALTAAGHRTGRYTSPHLVRLEERFAVDGTPADSTAVERAAARVLEAERTCRADHRLPHPATFFELTTAVAFEVFRDASVDVTVLEVGLGGRLDATNVAAPVAAAVVSIDFDHMAHLGPTLERIAFEKAGIIKPGLPVVVGPMADGPRATIGRVAADRRATTRDAYAGITCEATFDRGKTTLRLATAAADYGQVSLALRGRHQVDNAVVAVGLLETLDGIGVRVGREAIVTGLETANWPGRLHEVTLADRRWLLLDAAHNPAGARALAAYVAEAHGALPLVFGAMRDKAIAPMLEALAPVTRHAVFTGVPLDRAQDPVALARAAAAATPALPVSIEPDPIAAVQRALVDAPGAMVAGSLFLVGHVLARHPDRNASWWAC